In Sphaeramia orbicularis chromosome 7, fSphaOr1.1, whole genome shotgun sequence, one genomic interval encodes:
- the acvr1ba gene encoding activin A receptor type 1Ba, whose translation MALKQTALTLLALLGSVAVGNALRCNCTNCEKTGYECETDGACMASTYYIQGKEQHVRICINKDNLVPPGQPFYCLSAEGLLNTHCCYVDYCNSIDLKVPVPTKEWTGPGSSWGPVELVAVIAGPVFLLCVLLMVGVFLFQYHQRAYSHRQRLEVEDPSCDHLYLAKDKTLQDLIYDMSTSGSGSGLPLFVQRTVARTIVLQEIIGKGRFGEVWRGKWRGGDVAVKIFSSREERSWFREAEIYQTIMLRHENILGFIAADNKDNGTWTQLWLVSDYHEHGSLFDYLNRYSVTIEGMIKLALSAASGLAHLHMEILGTQGKPGIAHRDLKSKNILVKKNGMCAIADLGLAVRHESITDTIDIAPNQRVGTKRYMAPEVLDETINMKHFDSFKCADIYALGLVYWEIARRCNTGGIHEEYQLPYYDLVPSDPSIEEMRKVVCDQKLRPNVPNWWQSYESLRVMGKIMRECWYANGAARLTALRIKKTLSQLSVEEDVKM comes from the exons CTCTTCGTTGCAACTGCACTAACTGTGAGAAGACAGGCTATGAGTGTGAGACAGATGGCGCCTGCATGGCCTCCACATATTACATCCAGGGGAAGGAGCAACATGTACGCATCTGTATTAACAAGGACAACCTGGTCCCCCCTGGGCAGCCGTTCTACTGTCTGAGCGCCGAGGGTCTGCTCAACACACATTGCTGCTATGTAGATTACTGCAACAGTATTGACCTGAAGGTCCCTG TTCCAACAAAAGAATGGACAGGCCCAGGAAGCTCGTGGGGGCCGGTAGAGCTGGTGGCGGTCATCGCGGGACCTGTGTTCCTGCTCTGTGTGCTACTGATGGTCGGCGTGTTCCTGTTCCAGTACCACCAGAGAGCCTACAGCCACAGGCAGAGGCTGGAGGTGGAAGACCCATCCTGTGACCATCTGTACCTGGCCAAGGACAAGACTCTGCAGGACCTCATCTACGACATGTCCACCTCCGGATCAGGCTCTG GTTTGCCCCTGTTCGTGCAGCGGACAGTGGCCAGGACTATTGTGCTTCAGGAAATAATCGGGAAGGGTCGTTTTGGCGAGGTGTGGCGAGGGAAGTGGAGGGGAGGAGATGTAGCTGTGAAGATCTTCTCATCCAGAGAGGAACGCTCCTGGTTCAGAGAGGCGGAGATTTACCAGACAATCATGCTGCGACATGAAAACATACTGGGATTCATCGCAGCAGACAACAAAG ACAATGGCACTTGGACTCAGCTGTGGTTGGTGTCAGACTATCATGAGCACGGCTCTCTTTTCGACTACCTGAACCGCTACTCTGTCACCATAGAGGGCATGATCAAACTGGCGCTGTCAGCTGCCAGCGGCCTGGCACACCTCCACATGGAAATCCTCGGCACTCAGG GTAAGCCCGGCATCGCTCATCGGGACCTCAAGTCTAAAAATATCCTGGTAAAGAAGAACGGCATGTGTGCCATAGCTGACCTCGGCCTGGCAGTCCGCCACGAGTCCATCACAGACACAATCGATATAGCACCTAACCAGCGCGTAGGGACTAAGAG GTATATGGCCCCAGAAGTCTTAGATGAAACCATCAACATGAAACACTTTGATTCCTTCAAATGTGCTGATATCTATGCACTGGGCCTCGTGTACTGGGAGATTGCACGTCGCTGCAACACCGGAG GTATCCACGAGGAGTACCAGCTGCCCTACTACGACCTCGTGCCATCTGACCCCTCCATAGAGGAGATGAGGAAGGTGGTGTGTGACCAGAAACTGAGGCCCAACGTGCCCAACTGGTGGCAGAGCTATGAG TCGCTTCGCGTGATGGGGAAGATCATGAGGGAGTGTTGGTACGCCAACGGAGCGGCCAGACTGACGGCTCTGCGCATCAAGAAGACTCTGTCTCAGCTCAGCGTGGAGGAGGACGTGAAGATGTGA